One region of Azospirillum lipoferum 4B genomic DNA includes:
- a CDS encoding aromatic/alkene/methane monooxygenase hydroxylase/oxygenase subunit alpha: MPDGLTLNKITSQKGIGISEAARRVADLGWTPSYVKEAMAFPTDYKISKAPRDPMKQVLRSYFPMQEEKDNRVYGALDAALRGDMFRNVEPRWIEWMKLFLAIIPFPEISAARSMATLGQLAPGDDLRTGFTMQMIDEFRHSTIQMNLKKWYMENYIDPAGFDITEKAFGKCYATTIGRQFGEAFLTGDAITASNIYLQVVAETAFTNTLFVAMPSEAARNGDYALPTVFLSVQSDESRHIGNGHSMLMSVLKEPDNHLLLERDIRYSFWQNHMIVDAAIGTIIEYGTKHRDKNKESYAELWHRWIFEDYYRTYLLPLEKYGIKIHHDDVHEAFDSIVKKNYVHKIAQFFSAGWWANFWRIEAMTERDFEWFESKYPGWYDEFGVWWENYAKLSKPGSVPITFADTGYVYPHRCWSSLVPCVIREDFTVDEVDGELFTYASEVDRWTHKEAFAAEYQGRPTPAMGRFSGRRQWEEVYDGWDLADAIQDMGFVRPDGKTLVAQPHLSFEEKDMWTLDHVRGHTIRSPLLALREMTPQQRQAHVEEYRKGFKIRRV, translated from the coding sequence CGACTACAAGATCTCCAAGGCGCCGCGCGACCCGATGAAGCAGGTCCTGCGCTCCTACTTTCCGATGCAGGAGGAGAAGGACAATCGCGTCTATGGCGCGCTGGACGCGGCGCTGCGCGGCGACATGTTCCGCAATGTGGAGCCGCGCTGGATCGAATGGATGAAGCTGTTCCTGGCGATCATCCCCTTCCCGGAAATCTCGGCGGCGCGGTCGATGGCGACGCTGGGCCAGCTGGCGCCGGGCGACGACCTGCGGACCGGATTCACCATGCAGATGATCGACGAGTTCCGCCACTCGACGATCCAGATGAACCTCAAGAAATGGTACATGGAGAACTACATCGATCCGGCCGGCTTCGACATCACCGAGAAGGCGTTCGGCAAATGCTACGCCACCACCATCGGCCGGCAGTTCGGTGAGGCGTTCCTGACCGGCGACGCCATCACCGCATCGAACATCTATCTGCAGGTCGTGGCGGAGACCGCCTTCACCAACACCTTGTTCGTCGCCATGCCGTCGGAAGCGGCGCGCAACGGTGACTATGCCCTGCCCACCGTCTTCCTGTCGGTGCAGAGCGACGAGTCCCGCCACATCGGCAACGGCCATTCCATGTTGATGTCGGTTCTGAAGGAGCCGGACAACCATCTGCTGCTGGAACGCGACATCCGCTATTCCTTCTGGCAGAACCATATGATCGTCGATGCCGCCATCGGCACGATCATCGAATACGGCACCAAGCACCGCGACAAGAACAAGGAATCCTACGCCGAGCTGTGGCACCGCTGGATCTTCGAGGATTACTACCGCACCTACTTGCTGCCGCTGGAAAAATACGGCATCAAGATCCACCATGACGACGTTCACGAAGCCTTCGACAGCATCGTCAAGAAGAACTACGTCCACAAGATCGCCCAGTTCTTCTCCGCCGGCTGGTGGGCCAATTTCTGGCGCATCGAGGCGATGACCGAGCGCGACTTCGAGTGGTTCGAAAGCAAGTATCCGGGCTGGTACGACGAGTTCGGCGTCTGGTGGGAGAATTACGCCAAGCTCAGCAAGCCCGGCAGCGTGCCGATCACCTTCGCCGACACCGGCTACGTCTATCCACACCGCTGCTGGTCGAGCCTGGTGCCCTGCGTCATCCGTGAGGACTTCACGGTCGACGAGGTCGATGGCGAACTCTTCACCTATGCCTCCGAGGTCGACCGCTGGACCCACAAGGAAGCCTTCGCCGCCGAATATCAGGGCCGTCCGACCCCGGCGATGGGCCGCTTCTCCGGCCGGCGCCAGTGGGAGGAGGTCTATGACGGCTGGGATCTCGCCGACGCCATCCAGGACATGGGCTTCGTCCGCCCCGACGGGAAGACGCTGGTCGCCCAGCCGCATCTGTCCTTCGAGGAGAAGGACATGTGGACGCTCGACCATGTGCGCGGCCACACCATCCGCAGCCCGCTGCTGGCGCTCCGAGAAATGACGCCGCAACAGCGTCAGGCGCATGTCGAGGAGTACCGCAAGGGCTTCAAGATCCGCCGGGTCTGA